A region of uncultured Draconibacterium sp. DNA encodes the following proteins:
- a CDS encoding HlyD family efflux transporter periplasmic adaptor subunit — MKKILYIFSLPLIFIACQSNNDTADAYGNFEAETVIVSAETPGKILELNVDKGDKIEASYSAALIDTVQLHLQLLQLDAQQTAVVAKRQSIQSQIDVFQEQKTNLKINEERIQKMLKDGAATQKQLDDIQGQISVIDKQIANTKTQFTIISKEQEVLEAQKASVADQLNRCNIKSPVSGTILETYAEQGELTTAGKALFKIADISELELKVYISGAQLPHVKLGQQIDVLVDQNSKENQHFSGTITWISSEAEFTPKIIQTKEERVKLVYAVKVTVKNDGTLKIGMPGEVRWN; from the coding sequence ATGAAAAAGATACTGTACATTTTTTCTCTCCCATTAATTTTTATAGCCTGCCAGTCGAATAACGACACGGCTGATGCTTATGGCAATTTTGAGGCGGAAACGGTTATTGTCTCAGCGGAAACTCCGGGAAAGATCCTTGAATTAAATGTTGACAAAGGTGATAAAATTGAAGCAAGCTATTCTGCAGCTCTTATCGACACAGTGCAACTGCACCTGCAACTTTTACAATTGGATGCGCAGCAAACGGCGGTAGTTGCCAAACGCCAGTCGATTCAGTCGCAAATCGACGTTTTCCAAGAGCAAAAAACAAACCTGAAGATCAACGAAGAACGCATCCAAAAAATGCTAAAGGACGGAGCTGCCACACAAAAGCAACTCGACGATATTCAGGGTCAGATTAGTGTAATTGACAAACAGATTGCCAATACAAAAACGCAGTTCACAATCATCAGTAAAGAACAGGAAGTTTTGGAAGCGCAAAAAGCTTCGGTAGCCGATCAGTTAAACCGCTGTAATATAAAATCTCCCGTTTCAGGAACCATATTGGAAACCTACGCCGAACAAGGAGAATTAACAACTGCCGGAAAAGCACTTTTTAAAATTGCCGATATCAGCGAACTGGAACTTAAAGTTTATATAAGCGGTGCCCAGCTTCCTCATGTAAAACTTGGTCAGCAGATTGATGTTTTGGTCGATCAGAATTCTAAAGAAAACCAGCATTTTTCAGGAACTATTACCTGGATCTCATCGGAAGCAGAATTTACACCAAAGATCATTCAAACCAAAGAGGAACGTGTAAAACTGGTTTATGCAGTTAAAGTGACAGTGAAAAACGATGGAACGTTAAAAATTGGTATGCCAGGCGAAGTTCGGTGGAACTAA
- a CDS encoding TolC family protein, whose translation MRKILILLLFPVQLVVAQNNVQLDSCYVWARQNYPNLKQSELWKEINALSIQNHETNYLPQVTLNGRISYQSAVTEVPVSMPGITIPTVAKDRYNAYAELQQTIWDGGLTKTNKTLETAVLKSNLSQLEVELYKLNEQVAQAFFTALVVDQQKEVILAQLKTIDEQLNRVESGIRNGVTEPSAAMVLKAERINLQQNIVELDAAKSASRQMLELLTGKQFDENGTFTYQTNFSFHSELLRPELQLLGNQREQLVVQSDLLTKTRNPKLFGFGQLGYGKPGLNMLLDEFKGYYLFGVGVSWNAFDWKQTSRQRQVLQLQQEMLQSQEATFIQNLNLLLIQQKEQIGKLEQLISNDENLVDLRAGITKAAASKLENETITTSDYVQELQAETVAKLKQEVHKIQLNEAREKYVLIKGKTLPGTLTQN comes from the coding sequence ATGAGAAAGATTCTGATTCTATTGCTATTTCCGGTTCAGTTGGTAGTTGCCCAAAACAACGTTCAATTAGACAGTTGTTATGTATGGGCACGGCAAAACTATCCCAATCTGAAACAGTCGGAACTGTGGAAAGAAATTAATGCGCTTTCCATACAAAACCACGAAACCAATTACCTGCCGCAGGTAACGTTGAACGGCCGAATAAGTTATCAATCGGCAGTAACCGAAGTTCCGGTTTCAATGCCGGGAATTACCATACCTACGGTAGCGAAAGATCGATACAACGCTTACGCCGAATTGCAACAAACCATTTGGGACGGAGGGCTTACCAAAACAAATAAAACCCTCGAAACAGCTGTTTTGAAAAGCAACCTTAGTCAACTTGAAGTTGAACTTTACAAACTGAATGAGCAGGTTGCACAAGCCTTTTTCACAGCCCTGGTTGTCGATCAGCAGAAAGAGGTGATTCTTGCACAGCTAAAAACTATTGACGAACAGTTAAACCGTGTTGAATCAGGAATCAGAAACGGTGTTACCGAACCTTCGGCTGCAATGGTATTAAAAGCCGAGCGCATCAATCTTCAACAAAACATAGTTGAACTGGATGCGGCTAAAAGTGCATCGCGCCAAATGCTTGAATTACTAACAGGCAAGCAGTTTGATGAAAACGGAACATTCACTTATCAAACCAACTTTTCGTTCCATTCAGAATTGCTACGTCCGGAATTACAATTGCTAGGCAATCAGCGCGAGCAGTTGGTGGTTCAAAGCGATCTACTTACGAAAACCAGAAATCCAAAACTTTTCGGATTTGGACAGTTGGGATATGGCAAACCGGGATTAAACATGTTGCTCGACGAATTTAAAGGTTACTACCTTTTTGGTGTGGGCGTTTCGTGGAATGCCTTCGACTGGAAACAAACTTCGCGACAAAGACAGGTTTTACAACTTCAGCAAGAAATGCTTCAAAGCCAGGAAGCCACATTTATACAAAACCTCAACCTTTTACTTATTCAACAAAAAGAACAGATTGGGAAACTGGAACAATTAATTAGCAACGATGAAAATCTGGTAGACCTGCGTGCCGGGATTACCAAAGCAGCCGCTTCAAAATTGGAGAACGAAACAATTACTACATCCGACTATGTTCAGGAATTGCAAGCAGAAACCGTAGCAAAACTAAAACAAGAAGTGCACAAAATTCAGCTTAACGAAGCCCGTGAGAAATATGTCCTCATTAAAGGAAAAACCTTGCCGGGCACATTAACACAGAACTAA
- a CDS encoding TetR/AcrR family transcriptional regulator: protein MTNLKKDNTEEKILNAAQNVFVRKGMDGARMQEIADEAGINKALLHYYFRSKQQLFNATFESLFSKIIPNVMRMVQSDQPIEEKLEFFIENYIDVLMKNPFLPTFILKEIHQDPEFLAELIRSSGLESSKVVEMFKNEIEKGTIRTMDARDLLISILSLIIFPIASKPLLSLLFFDDDQKNYMDFIERRKVTVKEFVLHSILIK from the coding sequence ATGACAAACTTAAAAAAGGATAATACCGAGGAGAAAATCCTAAATGCCGCACAGAATGTTTTTGTCCGGAAAGGAATGGATGGAGCACGTATGCAGGAAATTGCAGATGAAGCCGGGATAAACAAAGCTTTGCTTCACTACTATTTTCGTTCGAAACAACAGTTGTTTAACGCTACGTTCGAAAGTCTTTTTTCCAAAATAATACCCAATGTAATGCGCATGGTTCAGTCGGACCAACCTATTGAAGAAAAGCTGGAATTTTTTATTGAAAATTATATTGATGTGTTAATGAAGAATCCATTTCTGCCAACTTTTATACTTAAAGAAATCCATCAGGATCCGGAGTTTCTGGCAGAATTGATCAGAAGTAGTGGACTTGAATCCTCAAAAGTTGTTGAGATGTTCAAAAACGAAATAGAGAAGGGAACTATACGAACCATGGACGCGCGCGACTTATTAATTAGCATACTTAGTTTAATCATATTTCCGATTGCCTCAAAACCTCTCCTGTCGTTGTTGTTTTTTGATGATGACCAAAAAAACTACATGGATTTTATTGAAAGAAGAAAAGTAACTGTAAAGGAGTTTGTCCTTCACTCAATCCTGATAAAATGA
- a CDS encoding DUF1080 domain-containing protein — MTTTHKFILSAFVACTVILSACNSKPKTQQSAEKSGEEWIQLFNGKDLNDWQVKFKGEVLGENYNNTFRVEDGLLRVSYENWEEWNGKFGHLFYKDEFSHYRLRVEYRFIGEQAKNGPGWAFRNNGLMIHGQSAESMELDQDFPTSIEVQLLGGVTGHGERPTMNLCTPGTNVIMNGELWEQHCTDSKSKTQFDDKWVSVEVEVHGGEIIRHFVDGEEVLSYEKPQLDPRDQYFEKLLPADGNEIISGGTISIQAESHGTDFRKIELLVLDE; from the coding sequence ATGACAACTACTCATAAATTTATTCTGTCGGCTTTCGTGGCCTGTACAGTAATTCTGTCGGCATGTAACTCAAAACCTAAAACTCAGCAATCGGCTGAAAAATCGGGTGAGGAGTGGATTCAACTTTTCAACGGAAAAGATTTAAACGACTGGCAGGTAAAATTCAAAGGAGAGGTGCTGGGCGAAAATTATAATAACACTTTTCGGGTAGAAGATGGTTTGCTTCGGGTGTCGTATGAGAATTGGGAGGAGTGGAATGGTAAATTTGGCCACTTATTTTACAAAGATGAATTTTCGCACTACCGTTTGCGTGTTGAGTACCGGTTTATTGGAGAGCAGGCTAAAAACGGACCAGGCTGGGCATTCAGAAACAACGGTTTGATGATTCACGGGCAAAGTGCGGAGTCCATGGAGTTGGATCAGGATTTTCCAACATCAATTGAAGTGCAGTTGTTGGGTGGCGTTACCGGGCATGGCGAACGTCCGACCATGAACCTTTGTACTCCCGGAACCAATGTGATAATGAACGGCGAGTTATGGGAGCAGCACTGCACCGATTCAAAATCGAAAACACAGTTTGATGACAAGTGGGTAAGTGTTGAGGTGGAAGTGCATGGCGGAGAAATTATCCGGCATTTTGTTGATGGAGAAGAAGTGCTTAGCTACGAAAAGCCACAACTGGATCCGCGTGATCAGTATTTCGAAAAATTATTACCGGCTGATGGCAATGAAATAATCAGTGGAGGAACGATATCCATTCAAGCTGAAAGTCATGGTACGGATTTCAGGAAAATAGAATTACTGGTTTTGGATGAGTAA
- a CDS encoding DMT family transporter, translated as MRNLFRTTTFLAIVACLLWSTAFAGVKIGLEYHSPLQFAGIRFTISGILMFLYFGKPKRYFSELKHNLKFILLLSVVQIFAQYALFYSGINLLPGSLSAMIVGSQPLFIALVAHFSFNNDKMTPLKTLSILIGVAGIAIITLGRSKVEMTGYLEYLGIAILLVNNIVSGYSNVIVAKHSGTISPVVLSSTSLIIGGLMLSIVSIPVEGIHLGPFPPKYWYALAWLSFLSAAAITIWYSLLKRPGVKVSLLNVWKFLIPVSGAALSWILLSNEKPDLASIIGMMIIAVSLLSLNYANRREQKLAAQKEHK; from the coding sequence ATGAGAAATCTTTTCCGGACAACAACATTTCTGGCAATTGTTGCCTGCCTTTTGTGGTCGACCGCCTTTGCGGGAGTAAAAATCGGGCTGGAGTATCATAGTCCGTTACAGTTTGCAGGAATCCGTTTTACCATTTCCGGTATATTGATGTTTTTGTATTTCGGAAAACCAAAACGTTATTTTTCAGAATTAAAACACAACCTGAAATTTATCCTGTTGCTCTCAGTGGTGCAGATATTTGCACAATATGCGCTGTTTTACAGTGGTATAAATTTACTCCCCGGTTCCTTATCGGCTATGATCGTGGGATCGCAACCGCTTTTTATAGCGTTGGTCGCTCACTTCTCGTTTAACAACGATAAAATGACTCCACTAAAAACATTAAGCATATTAATTGGCGTTGCCGGTATTGCAATTATAACACTTGGTCGTTCGAAAGTTGAGATGACCGGCTATCTGGAATATCTTGGCATTGCCATATTACTGGTTAATAACATTGTATCGGGATATTCCAATGTAATTGTCGCGAAACACTCTGGTACAATTTCACCGGTTGTTTTAAGTTCCACTTCACTCATTATTGGCGGTTTGATGCTATCTATTGTTTCTATTCCTGTTGAAGGGATTCATCTGGGGCCATTTCCTCCAAAATACTGGTACGCTTTGGCGTGGCTAAGCTTTTTATCGGCAGCCGCTATTACCATTTGGTATTCGTTGCTGAAACGACCGGGCGTAAAAGTTTCGTTACTAAATGTGTGGAAATTTCTGATTCCCGTTTCAGGTGCAGCACTCAGCTGGATTTTGTTGAGCAACGAAAAACCTGATCTCGCTTCAATTATTGGAATGATGATAATTGCCGTGTCGCTGCTTAGCCTGAACTATGCCAACCGCAGGGAACAAAAACTGGCCGCCCAAAAGGAGCATAAATAG
- a CDS encoding MaoC family dehydratase: MEKRIINNYEEFEALLGQVIGVSDYVQITQEQIDKFADATLDYQWIHTDPERAAKESPFKTTIAHGYLSLSMLTYLWYNVVDVRNVKMIVNYGIESLRFQQPVKVNDKIRATVSLNDIKNLRGIAKIQVKIVVDIEGERKPAYDCLVNFLYHFE; encoded by the coding sequence ATGGAAAAACGAATTATCAACAACTACGAAGAGTTTGAGGCCCTTTTGGGGCAGGTTATTGGAGTTTCAGATTATGTTCAGATAACTCAGGAGCAGATAGATAAATTTGCAGATGCCACGCTCGATTACCAGTGGATTCACACCGATCCGGAGCGTGCAGCCAAAGAATCGCCGTTTAAAACAACCATCGCACACGGTTACTTATCTTTGTCGATGCTAACTTACCTGTGGTATAATGTTGTTGATGTACGAAATGTAAAGATGATCGTAAATTACGGTATCGAGAGTTTACGTTTTCAGCAGCCGGTAAAAGTAAATGACAAAATCAGGGCAACAGTATCGCTAAACGACATTAAAAACCTGCGTGGAATTGCTAAGATTCAGGTGAAAATTGTGGTTGACATTGAAGGCGAGCGAAAACCGGCCTACGATTGTTTGGTAAATTTCCTTTATCACTTCGAATAG
- a CDS encoding low molecular weight protein-tyrosine-phosphatase: MDKTKILFVCQGNICRSPSAEAVFNGLIKKAGIGKQYEVDSAGTSAYHVGEQADQRMQSHAKRRNYNLTSISRQFNPHTDFDYFDYIIGMDDYNMQSLKNTARNGNDLNKLYKMTDFSSDGRYDEVPDPYYGGADGFELVLDLLEDACEGLLRKIS, from the coding sequence ATGGATAAAACAAAAATACTTTTTGTATGTCAGGGAAATATCTGTCGTTCGCCAAGTGCCGAAGCAGTATTTAACGGACTGATAAAAAAAGCAGGAATAGGGAAACAGTATGAAGTGGATTCTGCCGGCACCTCAGCTTACCACGTTGGAGAACAAGCCGACCAAAGAATGCAATCGCATGCTAAACGCCGGAATTACAACTTAACAAGTATTTCACGGCAATTTAACCCGCACACCGATTTTGATTATTTTGACTACATCATCGGGATGGACGACTACAATATGCAAAGTTTGAAAAATACCGCCCGCAATGGTAACGACCTTAACAAACTGTATAAAATGACAGATTTTAGCAGCGACGGCCGATACGATGAAGTTCCCGATCCGTATTACGGTGGTGCTGATGGGTTTGAGTTGGTACTCGATTTGCTGGAAGATGCATGCGAGGGGCTACTTCGGAAAATAAGTTAA
- the aroE gene encoding shikimate dehydrogenase (AroE; catalyzes the conversion of shikimate to 3-dehydroshikimate) — translation MKRYGLLGYPLTHSFSKRYFTERFETEKIDSTYDNFEIDSITKFPEVVKDNPEVIGFNVTIPYKEQVIPYLDELNDSAKEIGAVNTIRVTRTENGVHLKGFNTDTFGFESSLKPLLKDHHKKALILGTGGASKALKYVLSKLGIEYISASIEELKDNEIRYEDIDEQVISERLLIINATPLGTYPKVETFPNIPYEFITDKHLLFDLVYNPEVTQFMAKGKAKGATVKNGYEMLLNQAKKAYEIWNSEE, via the coding sequence ATGAAAAGATACGGATTATTAGGCTACCCACTCACCCACTCATTTTCGAAGCGTTATTTTACCGAACGTTTTGAAACGGAAAAGATAGATTCAACTTATGACAATTTCGAAATCGATTCGATAACTAAATTCCCGGAGGTGGTAAAAGACAATCCTGAAGTAATCGGATTTAACGTTACCATTCCGTACAAAGAACAGGTGATTCCTTATTTGGATGAACTGAATGATTCGGCAAAAGAGATTGGCGCTGTTAATACCATCCGCGTTACACGAACCGAAAACGGTGTGCATTTAAAAGGATTTAATACCGATACTTTTGGCTTTGAGTCGTCGTTGAAACCACTTTTAAAAGATCATCATAAAAAAGCACTTATTCTTGGAACCGGTGGTGCTTCGAAAGCATTAAAATATGTGCTCAGCAAATTAGGTATCGAATACATTTCGGCATCAATTGAAGAGTTGAAGGATAACGAGATCCGTTACGAAGACATTGATGAGCAGGTAATAAGCGAGCGTTTGCTGATTATTAATGCCACACCACTGGGAACCTATCCAAAAGTTGAGACTTTCCCGAATATTCCCTACGAATTCATAACCGACAAGCACCTGCTTTTTGATTTGGTTTACAATCCTGAAGTAACGCAGTTTATGGCCAAAGGAAAAGCCAAAGGAGCCACAGTTAAAAATGGCTACGAAATGTTGCTAAACCAGGCTAAAAAGGCTTATGAGATTTGGAACTCGGAAGAATAG
- a CDS encoding DUF368 domain-containing protein yields the protein MNRSAKDYLTLVLKGMGMGAADVVPGVSGGTIAFITGIYEELINSIKSINLSAIKLLLGFKLAEFWKAINGTFLLSVFIGIGISVFSLAKGLEYLLHHYPILVWSFFFGLIVASAIYVARSIKRWKADTIIGGLAGIVIAYLITVISPAEANTSYWFIFLSGAIAICAMILPGISGSFILVLLGMYKFILSAVGDMNIAVILTFLVGAAVGIIAFSNVLSWLLKKYHNTTIAVLAGFMVGSLNKVWPWKEVTQTIIDRHGELKPIAERNILPGTYEQITGHEAWLLGAILLAVAGFALIFVVEGIGKKLKK from the coding sequence ATGAACAGATCAGCAAAAGATTATCTTACACTGGTATTAAAAGGAATGGGAATGGGTGCTGCCGATGTGGTACCGGGCGTTTCCGGAGGAACAATTGCCTTTATAACCGGCATTTACGAGGAATTGATTAACTCAATAAAGTCAATCAACCTAAGCGCTATTAAACTGTTACTTGGTTTTAAACTGGCAGAGTTCTGGAAAGCCATTAACGGAACATTTCTTTTAAGTGTATTTATAGGAATTGGAATCAGTGTTTTTTCACTGGCCAAAGGACTGGAATATTTGCTGCACCACTATCCAATTTTAGTGTGGTCGTTCTTTTTCGGACTGATCGTAGCATCGGCCATTTATGTGGCGCGCTCGATAAAACGATGGAAAGCCGATACCATAATTGGCGGTTTGGCCGGAATTGTAATTGCATACCTGATTACAGTTATCTCTCCTGCCGAAGCCAACACCAGTTACTGGTTTATTTTTCTGTCGGGGGCCATTGCCATTTGTGCCATGATCCTGCCCGGTATTTCCGGTAGTTTTATTTTGGTATTGCTGGGAATGTACAAATTTATCCTTTCGGCAGTTGGCGATATGAACATTGCGGTTATCCTTACTTTCCTTGTTGGAGCAGCAGTTGGCATCATTGCTTTTTCAAATGTGTTATCGTGGCTATTGAAAAAATATCACAACACTACTATTGCTGTTTTGGCCGGTTTTATGGTAGGATCGCTAAACAAAGTATGGCCCTGGAAAGAAGTTACGCAAACCATTATCGATCGCCATGGCGAATTAAAACCTATCGCCGAACGTAATATCTTACCCGGAACATACGAGCAAATAACAGGGCACGAAGCCTGGTTATTGGGAGCAATTCTATTGGCAGTTGCCGGATTTGCGCTCATTTTTGTTGTTGAAGGAATTGGAAAGAAATTGAAGAAGTAA